In Vibrio sp. STUT-A11, a genomic segment contains:
- a CDS encoding bifunctional GNAT family N-acetyltransferase/carbon-nitrogen hydrolase family protein — protein MDSNTPKLSLRTIEPTDYPELAELMDLVFPDVGGSWPRLTIMDLIHQFPDGQICIEDNGKIVGAALTMKVDYNRISLPHLYSDIITENNVIQNKVTGDAMYGLDVFVHPDYRGLRLGRRLYDARKELCRSKNFKAILAGGRIPNYHKYADELSVAEYIDKVKRRELHDPILSFQLANDFDVKRIMRGYLPEDDASMGYATLLEWDNFFYEEDIQSVHDVEKTLIRIGVVQWQMRAMNDLEDLLDQAEFFISSLANYKADFALFPEFFNAPLMGLQKDQNSVEAIRFLASFSEEIKNRFSQMAVTYNINIIAGSMPVIEEDGKLYNVSYLLQRDGEINAQYKIHITPHEQKDWVIDGGDSVQVFETDAGKVGILICYDSEFPELGRMLAEQGAQIVFVPFWTDTKNGYQRVRICSQSRAIENECYVAIGGSVGNLPRVDNVDIQYAQSAVFSPSDIYFPHDATLTEASANTEMIIFADVDLTKLKQLNTEGSVTNLRHRRLDLYGGFTQAKDQ, from the coding sequence ATGGACAGCAACACGCCGAAACTCTCTTTACGTACTATAGAGCCTACGGACTACCCAGAGCTCGCGGAATTGATGGACCTGGTATTTCCGGATGTTGGAGGCTCCTGGCCGCGCCTGACCATCATGGATCTTATTCATCAGTTCCCTGACGGGCAAATTTGTATTGAAGATAACGGTAAGATTGTCGGTGCTGCGCTGACTATGAAAGTCGATTACAATCGAATCTCACTCCCTCACCTTTATAGTGACATCATCACTGAAAACAACGTCATTCAAAACAAAGTCACTGGCGATGCCATGTACGGGCTTGATGTGTTTGTCCATCCAGATTATCGCGGATTGCGCTTAGGACGTCGTCTGTATGATGCGCGTAAAGAGCTGTGTCGCAGTAAAAACTTTAAAGCGATATTAGCCGGTGGTCGTATTCCTAATTACCATAAATACGCGGATGAATTAAGCGTTGCCGAGTACATCGATAAAGTTAAGCGACGTGAACTTCACGATCCGATTCTGTCATTCCAACTGGCTAACGATTTTGATGTAAAGCGTATTATGCGCGGTTATCTGCCGGAGGACGATGCGTCCATGGGCTACGCGACACTACTTGAATGGGACAATTTTTTCTACGAAGAGGATATTCAGTCTGTCCACGATGTCGAAAAAACGCTGATTCGTATTGGTGTTGTGCAATGGCAAATGCGCGCAATGAACGATTTGGAAGATTTGCTGGACCAAGCGGAATTCTTCATCTCTTCTTTGGCTAATTACAAAGCTGACTTTGCGCTGTTCCCAGAGTTCTTTAACGCTCCGCTGATGGGCCTGCAAAAAGATCAAAATTCAGTGGAAGCCATCCGCTTCCTCGCCAGCTTCAGTGAAGAAATTAAAAATCGCTTCTCCCAAATGGCGGTGACCTACAACATCAACATTATTGCGGGAAGCATGCCGGTGATCGAAGAGGACGGTAAACTCTACAATGTTTCCTACTTGCTTCAACGTGACGGTGAGATAAATGCACAATATAAAATTCATATCACACCGCATGAGCAAAAAGACTGGGTGATTGACGGCGGTGACAGCGTTCAGGTGTTTGAAACAGATGCAGGTAAAGTTGGTATTCTCATTTGCTACGACAGTGAATTCCCGGAGCTGGGTCGAATGCTGGCCGAACAAGGCGCTCAAATCGTGTTCGTACCGTTCTGGACCGACACCAAAAACGGCTATCAGCGAGTACGAATTTGCTCCCAGTCTCGCGCGATCGAAAACGAGTGTTATGTCGCGATTGGCGGCAGCGTGGGTAACCTGCCACGCGTTGACAACGTGGATATTCAATACGCCCAGTCAGCGGTATTTTCACCTTCTGACATTTACTTCCCGCACGATGCAACCTTGACAGAAGCAAGCGCAAATACCGAAATGATCATTTTCGCGGACGTAGACTTAACCAAACTAAAACAGCTCAATACGGAAGGTTCCGTGACCAACTTGCGTCACCGTCGTCTCGACCTGTATGGTGGTTTTACCCAGGCGAAAGATCAATAA
- a CDS encoding DedA family protein, with protein MSMKPLLEQYGYLALFVSIFLEGIGIPMPGQSLMVAASILSSEQVMNLTLVMAVSWLSCFFGNTCGYLIGYYFEGWLDKKGYISGPKMAKLQMTIQKYGPACLVVSRFIEGMKQFMPLACGIAKMPRKEFLLGNALAATIWVAVFSLLAHFAFENISSLSHLYTQYKYFVWVITAALFVWMVVWIIKRKKSKAAE; from the coding sequence ATCTCCATGAAGCCTCTGCTTGAGCAGTATGGTTACTTAGCGCTTTTTGTCAGCATTTTCCTCGAAGGCATTGGTATTCCTATGCCCGGCCAATCGCTCATGGTCGCGGCTTCCATTCTTTCTTCCGAACAAGTTATGAACCTCACTTTAGTGATGGCGGTATCCTGGCTGAGCTGCTTTTTCGGTAATACCTGTGGTTACTTAATTGGCTACTACTTTGAAGGCTGGTTAGATAAAAAAGGTTATATCTCCGGCCCTAAAATGGCCAAGCTGCAAATGACCATTCAAAAATACGGCCCGGCTTGCCTGGTCGTCAGCCGTTTTATTGAGGGAATGAAACAGTTTATGCCGTTAGCTTGTGGAATTGCCAAAATGCCGCGAAAAGAATTCCTGCTAGGTAATGCACTCGCGGCAACGATCTGGGTGGCGGTGTTCAGCTTACTGGCTCACTTTGCCTTCGAGAACATAAGCTCATTGAGTCATTTGTATACTCAATACAAGTACTTTGTCTGGGTTATAACCGCCGCCTTATTTGTCTGGATGGTTGTTTGGATTATCAAGCGAAAAAAATCCAAAGCTGCCGAATAA
- a CDS encoding Na+/H+ antiporter NhaC family protein, protein MSGSQHTTKAVAPSAVALIPLIVFLALFIGVGTYLSLQDVEFAFYQLPAPIAVLPAIIIAFLLSKDKLNRSIEHFMRGVGHQDIIAMCMIYLLAGAFAAVAKASGGVDATVNLGLSAIPTSMILPGLFLISAFIATSMGTSMGTIAAVAPVALGIAESAGMSLPLTAGVVLSGAMFGDNLSIISDTTIAATRSQGCEMKDKFRENIRIALPAALIAIAIFAYNSTATQVPEAGPIEWLKVLPYVTILVLAVSGLNVFVVLTIGILLAGGVGLASIDGYGLTNMAQDVYTGFGNMQEIFLLSMLIGGLSELMRRQGGLAFLTNLVSRMIKTFGSNHSKHANSRASELGIAGLVSLVNGCTANNTVAIIVSGSVARQLAEENNVSPRRSASLLDIFSCVVQGVLPYGAQVLLLGSVFNLSPLEVVANSYYCFALAIAAIAAVFVKHKARQPQAQTEQ, encoded by the coding sequence ATGTCCGGTTCTCAGCACACTACTAAAGCAGTTGCACCTTCTGCGGTCGCACTCATTCCACTTATTGTCTTTCTTGCTCTATTTATTGGTGTAGGTACTTACCTATCGCTACAAGACGTAGAATTTGCGTTCTACCAGCTACCAGCGCCAATCGCGGTGTTGCCAGCGATCATCATTGCCTTTTTGCTGAGTAAAGATAAGCTCAATCGCTCTATCGAACACTTTATGCGAGGCGTAGGTCACCAAGACATCATCGCTATGTGCATGATCTACCTGCTTGCAGGCGCATTCGCAGCGGTAGCTAAAGCCTCTGGTGGTGTTGATGCGACGGTGAATCTGGGTTTGTCAGCGATTCCAACCAGCATGATTTTACCGGGTCTGTTCTTAATCTCGGCATTTATTGCAACGTCAATGGGTACTTCAATGGGTACAATTGCGGCCGTGGCTCCGGTAGCATTAGGTATCGCTGAATCAGCGGGAATGAGCTTACCTCTGACAGCTGGTGTTGTGCTCAGTGGCGCGATGTTTGGTGACAACTTGTCGATCATCTCTGATACCACCATTGCCGCAACGCGATCTCAAGGTTGTGAAATGAAAGACAAGTTCAGAGAAAACATCCGTATTGCTCTGCCTGCGGCACTGATTGCGATTGCGATTTTTGCTTACAACAGCACAGCAACACAAGTACCAGAAGCGGGACCAATTGAGTGGCTGAAAGTACTGCCATACGTCACTATCTTAGTGTTAGCGGTATCTGGCCTGAATGTATTTGTGGTTCTGACTATCGGTATTTTACTGGCCGGTGGCGTTGGTCTTGCCTCTATCGATGGTTATGGCCTGACAAATATGGCGCAAGATGTTTACACTGGCTTCGGTAATATGCAGGAGATCTTCCTGTTGTCGATGCTTATTGGTGGCCTGAGTGAACTGATGCGTCGTCAAGGCGGTCTTGCATTCTTAACTAACTTGGTAAGCCGCATGATTAAGACATTCGGTTCAAACCACTCTAAGCATGCCAACAGCCGTGCAAGTGAACTGGGTATCGCCGGGCTGGTTTCTCTGGTCAACGGTTGTACGGCAAACAACACGGTCGCGATAATTGTATCAGGCAGCGTTGCACGTCAATTAGCCGAAGAGAACAATGTCTCTCCTCGCCGCTCAGCAAGCTTACTGGATATTTTCTCGTGTGTTGTGCAAGGTGTCTTACCTTACGGTGCGCAGGTGCTGTTACTCGGCTCAGTATTTAATTTGTCACCGCTGGAAGTGGTAGCGAATTCTTACTACTGTTTTGCACTAGCCATCGCCGCTATTGCTGCGGTATTTGTTAAGCACAAAGCACGACAGCCACAAGCGCAAACCGAACAATAA
- a CDS encoding 3-keto-5-aminohexanoate cleavage protein: MAIDSAPHREAVAIIVAPNGARKTKQDHASLPMTTDELITEARACQLAGAAMIHLHARDGHGKHSLDIDDNEPLYHAVKEAVGENMLVQLTTEAVGQYSPQQQIALIKSVRPEAASFALRELIPNDESEKQGHDFFHWVAEQNIISQIILYDEADIERYFQLRKLGALPNFNQHALVVLGRYHKQQQSSPWDLRGLNLERFKQENIRCAVCAFGAKELDCLTSAMLLGLDVRVGFENNHLDANGRLAESNAAQVSLLSELSQHLNIPLEDACSLRSSICG, translated from the coding sequence ATGGCAATAGATTCAGCGCCTCATCGAGAGGCCGTCGCGATAATAGTTGCACCGAATGGCGCGAGAAAGACCAAGCAAGATCATGCCAGTTTGCCGATGACCACTGATGAGTTGATTACTGAAGCGCGAGCCTGTCAGTTGGCAGGAGCTGCGATGATCCATTTGCATGCGCGTGATGGTCACGGTAAACACTCGCTAGACATTGACGATAATGAGCCTCTTTATCACGCTGTGAAAGAAGCGGTTGGTGAGAACATGCTGGTTCAGTTAACCACAGAAGCCGTCGGGCAGTATTCGCCACAGCAGCAGATAGCGTTGATTAAATCGGTGAGGCCAGAAGCCGCTTCATTTGCGTTAAGAGAGTTGATTCCGAATGACGAGAGTGAAAAACAAGGGCACGATTTTTTTCACTGGGTTGCTGAGCAGAATATTATCAGCCAAATAATTCTTTACGATGAGGCGGATATTGAACGTTACTTTCAGCTACGAAAATTGGGCGCATTGCCTAATTTTAATCAACATGCGCTTGTTGTATTGGGTCGCTATCACAAACAGCAACAGTCTTCTCCGTGGGATTTACGCGGCTTGAATTTAGAGCGATTTAAACAAGAGAACATTCGCTGCGCCGTTTGTGCTTTTGGGGCAAAAGAATTGGATTGTTTGACGTCTGCGATGTTGCTTGGCCTCGATGTTCGGGTTGGTTTTGAGAATAACCATCTCGACGCTAATGGAAGATTGGCCGAGAGTAATGCCGCGCAAGTCAGCTTGCTCAGCGAACTAAGCCAACACTTGAATATTCCTCTGGAAGATGCCTGTAGCTTGAGATCTTCTATCTGCGGTTAA
- a CDS encoding aspartate aminotransferase family protein → MSYVFHRHCHNTLPVIDRGEGVYLFDKQGKQYLDACGGAAVSNLGHSHQAVKQAMLAQIERVPFAHTGFFTSESGEQLAELICQHMPEQFNHVYLVSGGSEAVESALKMARQYFVESGKPEKKYFIARQQSYHGNTLGALAVGGNEWRREPFRPILNSGHHIAPCYAYRYQKADESELEYSLRAANELEAKILQLGAENVMAFIAEPIVGATAGAVPATDGYFKRIREICDQYDVLLIMDEVMCGVGRSGSFFAFEQEQAEPDLVCMAKGLGAGYQPIGAVAANDKVYQAIESGSGFFQHGHTFMAHPVACAAAVATVKTIFEEELLTAVNRQGTLLRHELSLALSELPFIGDIRGKGLFLGIELVADKESKAPLNKATMADKRIKQRAMENGLMCYPMGGTIDGVNGHHILLAPPFIFQPSHVDELVEKLNRTLREVSTTWQ, encoded by the coding sequence ATGTCTTATGTTTTTCATCGTCATTGTCACAATACGTTACCAGTAATCGACCGCGGAGAAGGGGTATACCTGTTTGATAAACAAGGTAAACAATATTTAGATGCGTGTGGCGGCGCTGCGGTATCGAACCTCGGTCACAGCCATCAAGCGGTTAAACAAGCGATGTTAGCGCAGATAGAGCGAGTTCCTTTTGCTCATACGGGCTTTTTTACCAGCGAAAGCGGAGAGCAGCTTGCTGAGTTAATTTGCCAGCACATGCCAGAACAATTCAACCATGTTTACCTGGTTAGTGGTGGTTCAGAAGCGGTGGAGTCGGCGTTAAAAATGGCACGCCAGTATTTTGTTGAATCCGGCAAACCAGAGAAAAAATATTTTATCGCCCGCCAGCAGAGTTACCACGGCAATACCCTCGGCGCATTAGCGGTAGGGGGGAACGAGTGGCGACGTGAGCCTTTCAGGCCCATTCTAAACTCCGGCCATCATATTGCGCCTTGCTACGCTTATCGTTATCAGAAAGCGGATGAGTCAGAGCTGGAATATTCACTGCGCGCTGCGAACGAGTTAGAAGCCAAAATTCTTCAATTGGGCGCGGAAAATGTCATGGCGTTTATCGCTGAGCCAATAGTTGGGGCGACGGCTGGGGCAGTTCCTGCAACCGACGGTTACTTCAAACGCATTCGAGAAATCTGCGACCAATATGATGTGCTTCTGATCATGGATGAAGTCATGTGTGGCGTTGGTCGCAGTGGTAGCTTCTTCGCTTTTGAACAAGAGCAAGCCGAGCCAGATTTAGTCTGCATGGCAAAAGGGTTAGGTGCGGGCTATCAACCAATTGGTGCTGTTGCGGCTAACGATAAAGTGTACCAAGCGATTGAATCAGGGAGTGGTTTTTTCCAGCACGGTCATACCTTTATGGCTCATCCCGTCGCTTGTGCAGCAGCGGTTGCGACGGTCAAAACGATCTTCGAGGAAGAGCTACTAACTGCCGTGAATCGACAAGGTACACTGCTGCGTCATGAGCTTAGCTTAGCGCTTTCTGAACTGCCTTTTATCGGTGATATTCGAGGCAAAGGTCTATTCTTAGGGATTGAACTGGTTGCGGATAAAGAGAGCAAAGCACCTTTAAACAAAGCCACGATGGCAGATAAGCGTATTAAACAGCGAGCGATGGAAAATGGTCTAATGTGTTATCCGATGGGCGGCACTATTGACGGCGTAAACGGTCACCATATTTTGCTCGCGCCACCTTTTATTTTTCAGCCAAGTCACGTCGATGAATTGGTAGAAAAACTTAACCGTACACTGCGTGAGGTATCAACGACATGGCAATAG
- a CDS encoding O-acetylhomoserine aminocarboxypropyltransferase/cysteine synthase has product MKDETLSIHFGYETDPTTKSVATPIYQTVAYEFDNAQHGADLFNLEVPGNIYTRIMNPTNDVLEKRMAALEGGIAGLVVSAGSAAINYAILTLAQAGDNIVSTPQLYGGTYTLFAHMLPNQGIQVKFAKDDKPESLAELIDENTKAVYCESIGNPAGNIIDLERVADLAHAQGVPVIVDNTVATPVLCKPIEFGADIVVHSLTKYVGGHGTTLGGVIVDSGKFPWALHSKRFPVFNQPEPSYHGVVYTEAFGEAAFIGRARTVPLRNTGSALSPMNAFMLMQGLETLSLRMERHTENALKVAEYLNQHEKVSWVSYAGLPESEHHELAQKYMKGKPSAILSFGLKDGYEAGVRFYDALKIFKRLVNIGDAKSLACHPASTTHRQLSEAEQKQAGVSPEMIRLSVGIEHIDDILADLEQALNA; this is encoded by the coding sequence ATGAAAGACGAAACGCTATCGATCCATTTTGGTTATGAAACGGATCCTACCACTAAGTCCGTGGCGACCCCAATTTACCAGACCGTCGCTTATGAATTTGATAACGCTCAGCATGGTGCGGATCTTTTTAACCTGGAAGTACCGGGCAATATTTACACACGCATTATGAACCCTACCAATGATGTGCTGGAAAAACGTATGGCCGCCTTGGAAGGTGGCATCGCAGGTTTGGTTGTGAGCGCAGGCAGCGCAGCGATTAACTATGCGATTCTGACCTTGGCACAGGCGGGCGATAACATCGTATCGACTCCGCAACTCTACGGTGGTACTTACACCTTGTTCGCCCACATGTTGCCTAATCAGGGCATCCAAGTGAAATTTGCCAAGGACGATAAACCGGAAAGCCTGGCTGAACTTATCGATGAAAATACCAAAGCCGTATACTGTGAGAGCATTGGTAACCCTGCTGGTAACATCATCGATTTAGAGCGCGTTGCTGATCTTGCTCACGCACAAGGTGTGCCTGTGATTGTGGACAACACTGTTGCAACGCCTGTGTTGTGTAAGCCAATCGAATTTGGAGCCGATATTGTGGTGCACTCTCTGACCAAATATGTTGGCGGTCATGGCACGACATTGGGTGGCGTTATTGTCGATTCGGGTAAGTTTCCTTGGGCCTTGCACAGCAAGCGATTCCCGGTGTTTAATCAACCGGAGCCGTCTTATCATGGCGTGGTGTATACCGAAGCATTTGGTGAAGCTGCCTTTATTGGCCGCGCAAGAACCGTTCCGTTACGCAATACGGGGTCAGCGCTGTCACCAATGAATGCGTTTATGCTAATGCAGGGGCTGGAAACCTTATCTTTACGCATGGAGCGCCACACCGAGAACGCCTTAAAAGTGGCGGAATATCTCAACCAGCATGAGAAAGTCAGTTGGGTCAGCTACGCAGGTTTGCCTGAATCAGAGCACCATGAATTAGCGCAGAAATATATGAAAGGTAAGCCTTCTGCGATTTTGTCGTTCGGCCTGAAAGACGGTTATGAAGCCGGTGTTCGTTTCTATGATGCTCTGAAAATCTTCAAGCGTTTGGTCAATATCGGTGACGCTAAATCACTGGCTTGTCATCCGGCGTCTACCACTCACCGCCAATTAAGCGAAGCAGAACAAAAGCAAGCAGGCGTGTCGCCGGAGATGATTCGCCTGTCAGTGGGGATTGAACATATTGATGATATTCTGGCCGATTTAGAGCAGGCACTAAACGCCTAA
- a CDS encoding LysR substrate-binding domain-containing protein — protein sequence MRGNLVSGLWLFSQVAEHSSFTGAAKSLHLTTGAISQQIIHLEETLGFNLFERHSRGIRLTAKGVQLQQAAQFHFSELGKLLDELKVDKQNNEIKLKLTPSFAFKWLVPKLESFHLEHPDIQVQIFAEVALVNSDLKDYDVAIDYGLHPYRHKDAELLLDEQLLPVMSPKYLEDHSWLKATTNKNNALASIAQWKEATLLHDALPWDKATRDYEWLYWASAMGLDFKTDVGHFFNRTDMAMSAAEAGVGIAMARMALIEDELVTQRLVSPFKPIPANAGYYLITNTKNDSTEKFRRWLLQQVATG from the coding sequence ATGAGAGGTAATCTAGTAAGCGGTTTGTGGTTATTTAGTCAAGTTGCTGAACATAGCAGTTTTACTGGTGCTGCAAAGTCTTTGCACCTGACAACGGGGGCAATTAGTCAACAAATTATTCACTTAGAAGAGACATTAGGTTTTAATCTATTTGAACGCCACTCTCGTGGTATTCGCTTAACGGCAAAGGGAGTTCAACTTCAACAAGCAGCCCAGTTTCACTTTTCTGAGCTGGGAAAACTGCTTGATGAGTTGAAAGTCGACAAGCAAAACAATGAAATTAAACTCAAGCTGACGCCGTCGTTTGCCTTCAAATGGCTGGTACCAAAGCTAGAGAGTTTCCATCTGGAACACCCAGATATCCAAGTGCAGATCTTTGCAGAAGTGGCATTGGTTAACAGCGATTTGAAAGATTACGACGTCGCTATCGATTACGGGCTACACCCCTACCGACATAAAGACGCTGAATTGCTTTTAGACGAACAGTTATTGCCAGTGATGAGCCCTAAATACCTTGAGGATCATTCATGGCTGAAAGCTACGACAAACAAAAATAACGCTTTAGCTTCAATTGCTCAGTGGAAAGAGGCGACGTTATTGCATGATGCTCTGCCGTGGGATAAGGCGACCCGTGACTATGAATGGCTGTATTGGGCTTCGGCAATGGGGCTCGATTTTAAGACCGATGTCGGACACTTCTTTAACCGTACTGACATGGCCATGTCTGCAGCTGAAGCTGGCGTGGGCATTGCGATGGCAAGGATGGCATTGATTGAGGATGAACTTGTTACGCAGCGCTTGGTCTCGCCTTTCAAGCCGATACCAGCAAATGCCGGTTACTATTTGATCACCAATACCAAAAATGACTCGACAGAAAAGTTTCGTCGGTGGCTATTGCAGCAAGTGGCTACTGGATAA
- a CDS encoding D-amino acid dehydrogenase: MEVIVLGSGVIGLTSAWYLSQAGYQVTVIDRQASSAMETSFANAGQISYGYSSPWAAPGIPLKAIKWLMEEHAPLKIKPTLNSDMISWASKMVANCTLPRYQVNKARMLSIANHSRSCLEQLRKDHAIEYQGRQFGTLQVFRTEQQLKAIEKDLKLLEQSGTRFQLMDVEQCIKQEPGLALVQEKIVGGLYLPDDETGDCFQFCQQLTELAKAHGVRFEFNTEVSNWVTEGKKITGVQTNRGLFKADQFVVASGSYSTALLKQLEVNIPVYPVKGYSLTVPIENEQYAPRSTVMDETYKVAMTRFDDRIRVAGTAELAGFDGSIPQKRKNTIEMVIRDLFPRSGDFSQAEFWTGFRPMTPDGTPIIGATPYENLFTNTGHGTLGWTMACGSGQLLASIMTKENSKVIEQSELNLFRYA, encoded by the coding sequence ATGGAAGTCATCGTATTAGGCAGCGGCGTTATCGGTTTAACATCGGCTTGGTATTTATCTCAGGCAGGTTACCAAGTAACGGTCATTGACCGTCAAGCAAGCAGTGCTATGGAAACCAGCTTTGCCAACGCTGGGCAAATCTCTTATGGCTACTCTTCTCCTTGGGCCGCGCCGGGTATTCCGCTTAAAGCGATCAAATGGCTAATGGAAGAGCATGCTCCGCTGAAAATAAAACCAACGCTAAACTCGGACATGATCAGTTGGGCATCAAAAATGGTCGCCAACTGCACTTTGCCACGTTATCAAGTTAACAAAGCGCGCATGCTTTCTATCGCGAATCACAGCCGCTCTTGTCTTGAGCAGTTACGCAAAGATCACGCTATTGAATACCAAGGTCGCCAGTTCGGTACTCTACAAGTCTTCCGTACCGAGCAGCAGCTCAAAGCGATTGAAAAAGATCTCAAACTACTTGAGCAAAGCGGCACACGTTTCCAGTTGATGGACGTTGAACAGTGCATCAAACAAGAACCTGGGCTTGCTCTAGTACAAGAGAAGATCGTGGGTGGTTTGTACCTTCCAGATGATGAGACGGGTGATTGCTTCCAGTTCTGCCAACAGCTTACTGAGCTGGCAAAAGCACATGGAGTCAGATTTGAATTCAATACCGAAGTGAGCAACTGGGTTACTGAAGGTAAAAAGATCACAGGAGTCCAAACGAACCGTGGCCTGTTCAAAGCGGACCAGTTTGTCGTGGCTTCTGGAAGCTATTCAACAGCGTTACTCAAACAGCTTGAGGTGAATATTCCGGTTTACCCAGTCAAAGGTTATTCACTGACGGTTCCAATCGAAAACGAGCAATACGCACCTCGCTCTACGGTAATGGATGAGACTTACAAAGTCGCCATGACACGTTTTGACGACAGAATTCGTGTTGCAGGCACTGCAGAACTTGCTGGTTTTGATGGCTCTATCCCGCAGAAAAGAAAGAACACGATTGAAATGGTCATTCGTGATCTATTCCCTCGTAGCGGAGACTTTAGCCAAGCTGAATTCTGGACAGGTTTCAGACCGATGACACCAGATGGCACACCAATCATTGGAGCAACGCCGTACGAGAACCTGTTTACTAATACCGGACATGGTACGTTAGGCTGGACAATGGCATGTGGTTCAGGTCAGCTTTTAGCAAGCATAATGACGAAAGAAAACTCCAAGGTTATTGAACAATCAGAGCTTAACTTATTCCGTTACGCCTGA
- a CDS encoding alanine/glycine:cation symporter family protein: MQSLVDFLNGIIWSPVLIYLCLGAGLFYSIMTRFVQVRHFFEMWRLLLSGKSSKKGISSFQALAVSLSGRVGTGNIAGVAAAIGFGGPGAVFWMWVVAFFGAATAYAESTLAQIYKEEDEGEFRGGPAYYIEKAMGQKWYAWIFAIATIFACGVLLPGVQSNSIGNAVEAAFGSGDMIETAIGTISFAKIFTGTVVCVILAFIIFGGVKRIANFTQIVVPFMALAYIVTAFVIILLNISEVPRIFAMIVGDAFTPMAGIGAAIGWGVKRGVYSNEAGQGTGPHAAAAASVDHPAQQGLVQSFSIYIDTLLVCSATAFMILITGAYNVHGAAEGAFLIQNLPADIGANGPVFTQMAIESALPGVGKTFIAIALFFFSFTTILAYYYIAETNIAYIRRTFKVDGLMFILKLILLSAVFYGTVKTANLAWAMGDVGVGLMAWLNIVGILIIFFMSKPALKALSDYERQQKEGVTEYTFNPVALGIKGADYWEGKYKRKTGKSAHTAAVEATQKTAEETSL; this comes from the coding sequence ATGCAGTCATTAGTTGATTTTCTGAATGGAATTATCTGGAGCCCAGTACTGATCTACTTGTGCCTCGGTGCTGGTTTATTCTATTCAATCATGACTCGTTTCGTTCAAGTTCGTCATTTCTTTGAGATGTGGCGTCTATTACTATCAGGAAAGAGCTCAAAAAAGGGGATTTCATCATTTCAGGCGCTGGCCGTGTCGCTATCTGGCCGTGTTGGTACAGGTAACATTGCAGGTGTTGCAGCCGCTATCGGTTTCGGTGGCCCGGGTGCCGTTTTCTGGATGTGGGTCGTTGCATTCTTTGGTGCTGCAACCGCTTACGCAGAATCAACGCTTGCGCAAATCTATAAAGAAGAAGATGAAGGCGAATTCCGTGGTGGTCCGGCTTACTACATTGAAAAAGCAATGGGTCAGAAATGGTACGCTTGGATCTTTGCTATCGCGACGATCTTTGCGTGTGGTGTGCTACTTCCAGGTGTTCAATCGAACAGTATTGGTAACGCAGTAGAAGCCGCATTCGGCTCTGGTGACATGATCGAAACCGCTATCGGTACCATCAGTTTTGCTAAAATTTTCACTGGTACGGTTGTCTGTGTCATTCTTGCTTTCATCATTTTTGGTGGCGTAAAGCGTATTGCAAACTTCACTCAAATCGTTGTTCCATTTATGGCTTTGGCTTATATCGTGACAGCGTTTGTGATCATTCTGCTTAACATCAGTGAGGTTCCACGCATCTTCGCTATGATCGTTGGTGACGCGTTCACACCAATGGCAGGTATCGGTGCAGCAATTGGTTGGGGTGTAAAACGTGGTGTTTACTCTAACGAAGCAGGTCAAGGTACGGGTCCTCATGCAGCGGCAGCAGCGAGTGTTGACCACCCAGCACAGCAAGGTTTAGTACAGTCGTTCTCTATCTACATCGATACACTACTTGTTTGTTCAGCAACAGCGTTTATGATTCTGATCACTGGTGCTTACAACGTACATGGTGCAGCAGAAGGCGCGTTCCTGATACAGAACCTACCAGCAGACATTGGTGCTAACGGCCCAGTATTTACTCAGATGGCAATCGAAAGTGCACTTCCAGGCGTGGGCAAAACATTTATTGCAATTGCTCTGTTCTTCTTCTCATTTACGACGATTCTGGCTTACTACTACATCGCTGAAACGAACATCGCATACATCCGCCGTACGTTTAAAGTGGATGGCTTGATGTTTATTCTTAAACTGATCCTTCTGTCAGCGGTATTCTACGGTACAGTAAAAACTGCCAACCTTGCATGGGCAATGGGTGACGTAGGTGTAGGCTTGATGGCTTGGTTAAACATTGTCGGTATTCTGATCATCTTCTTTATGTCTAAACCAGCACTTAAAGCATTGAGTGATTACGAAAGACAACAAAAAGAAGGCGTGACTGAGTATACGTTCAACCCAGTAGCGCTAGGCATTAAAGGGGCTGATTACTGGGAAGGTAAATACAAGCGTAAGACTGGCAAATCTGCTCACACTGCCGCTGTCGAAGCAACACAGAAAACAGCAGAAGAAACTTCTCTGTAA